TCAAGGAAAGTGATAGTTCCGAAAACATCAAGACCAACCACATCAACACCGGACTCAACTGCAACATGGCTCAGCTGTCATTACTGCTCTCGGCTCTTTAGTAGCAGCCCAAATGTTCGAGTATGTCTCTCTCCATATATCAGAAATTAATTGGAGTATTTTATGTATCACACtttcttttatgtttctttGATGAATGTTCTCCTTGTAGGGTGTTGTTGTACAAGCCAGGGAACCCAATACTAGCTACTATGTGGCTGATTACGTGTAtgcttttcatttattattacaCTTGCTTGTAGGTTTTTCAATGTGCTTGGTTGAGGATAAAGAAAAAGATCGACTcttattaatttgaattgttaCAGATAGAGTAgctttatttttgtggattttaATCACAACATAAGGCTCGGTTTGTGTTTGTTCATGGATGCAGTACTAACACTTACCGTCCAGACAATGGATTAATAATTTCTGAATGGATTACAGCTGAAAATGGGGAGAATAATTTGGCCTTGACCCGTATCTACTGTGACAGATGCAGACTACCTGCTGGCTGGAAAGTCGTAAGAAATTAATTTGGCCTTGTTGCTGTGAATTTTCTGTTTTATATGTTGGCAAGCTCTAATCTCAAGCTCAATATCTCGTCACATGCAGCTTCAGCGGAGCCAAACTCACCCTATTGTCGATGTAGGCCATGTTTTGCTGCCAGTTACTCCTCCTGCTGCTTCTCCTTCTCAGCCATAATGGCTGATGGCTCTCCATATATACAGTGGATGTGGCTCGTGGCTGATGGCTCTCTCTGTTACTTAAGAATCTCAATACAGTAGTTATCCAATGCAATGTACTTGTGATGTAATACCAATTGCTAGCTAGTACCAGCTCTGTTGCATGAAAACTTGAAGCAATGTTTTCAGAAGCTTTCATGTTGGGTTGAATAAATTCATGAGAATTCTATGTCGTAATGTGTAAATGACTTccttttcttcatggtatccAAGTTGCAATGCCCAAAAGGATTGAACATCTGACCCATTAGAAATCTAATAAGATTTTATTCAAATGGTATCCCACTTgcttaattagttaattatccGAGAAATCAAGGGTAATTATTCAGTATGTTGCATTAACCAAACAAGACATATATGGTTAAACAAGTTTAAAATCGTTTAGGTATCTAATTCtaacaaaataagattttaatttttgaaattaagtaATTAGACAAGaccataaaataatttagacCTCTTTTATTCATAGGATACTTTAATATATGATTTACTATTAAAAAGAATCCATCACAACTCATCATTTTATAACAATCGATGGGTAGGGGAGCTAACCAGATGCTATTAATATTAAACTATTGAACTAATAAGATATTTGAAGTaactatttagaaaaattaaggaCATGTTTGGCGGAAgttccttcaaaatttttaaatatatagtaattgacaatttctaattttagaCTAAAAATGTAAGATGATATAATTTCTCAAGATTAagaatatttgttgtaattttcCTTCAAATGACATAAAATTATTACTCAATGCAATCTCTTTTCAATAAGTTTACTCATCCAGAACATAATAATTGTTAGGAGAGAACCAATCTCACCCATAACTCATGCATCATAGTCAATGGTCAATTCTTATGTTTAGGAATAATGTATGTTTACCTTGCATAACTCGTGTATTTTGGAAAGTCATCTTGTAAATATTTAAGGTTGTAATGTATATGAAAGACAATATACTATGAccattcattttctcttatatgGTATCATAGCTATTCTAGCTCTCACAAGTTTCTTTTCACCATGACCGATGCAAACTCTTTGCCAACAATCATCTTGTTCATGGAAATCACAGTGTGATGCCCTCCTCCGAAATCACAATTGATGACAAGCAAAATTTGAATCCTAACTACagtttattgataaaaaaaccaACAAGAATGCCAAGAATCACCAAATAAGCAAGAATGCCCCAGTAATATGACAATTCTATGAGAAGAAATGCTATATTACTTGCCAATGTTATATTGCTAATTAGAAATCGTTCCTTTCATCCAACCCTACTGCCAACCCAACTATCAACACCAACACCTCCTCACCTAGTTGGCTCTTGGATATCGGTGCCCCCTATCATGTTTCATCGAATCTAAACAGCTTATCTCTTCAACAACCATACAAGGGTCCAAATGATATCTTCATTGGTGATGGTAGAGGTTTAGACATTACTCATGTTGGCAAGACAACTCTCTCCACTCCATCtcattctttctctctctctcgcaAATGTCTTGTGTGTTCCATTGAATAATTTCTGTCTCTCAATTCTGCAAGACAAATAATGCCTCCATTGACAAATCTAGTCTCCATAGTCATTTTCCTCTTGATATTGTTTATATAGATGTATGGGGACCCTCCCCTTTTCGTTCCATTGATGGATTCTCTTATTATGTTATTTTCGTTGATCATTTCACCAAATATTAAGGGTTGTTCCCCTTATCACATAAATCAGACATTTTTTCACTCTttccaaaattaagaaaatggttgaaaattttttgaGCTCTTCCATTACTACCATTTACTCTTATGGTGGTAAAGAATACCAAGGCTACACATCTCAAGACATTGCTTTTGCCAAATGTCGTAATCGACACATTATATTCTATTTCATGTTTGAATCACAAGATTTGATATATTATAGAAGATAAGGTTTAGTATAAAtgacatattttctattttgaaacatttaaattatttttaaagaccAAAACAATTAATATGTCTCTAATAGAGCGAATCGTAATCTCCAAGAATgtgcaaattattttttaaaatggaggTTTCACAAACCTAGCTTGTCCAAATCCATAACTCCATGAAAGGATCATAGAATATTTAATGGAATTGGTACGAGggcatatatttttttcttattgtacttgatgaatattttaataaaatattatgacaCATTCttaaaatagagaaatataaaaattataaaatatcttgtcttataaaatctaatataacaaaatattttatcagtgttccaaaagaaaaataaatttaaggtaatttaaaatattattcatcatcCAACCAAGgggttaaaattttaattgacaTTCTTTGAGATTTGAATTACACATTATGtctaaataatattattttaaatataatagaaaCATGTGATGGCAAGGTGGCAATATGAAGGTTGTTGAGTGCAATGTCAATCTTCCATAACTGTCTAATGTATATAATCATCACTAGTCCTCTTTCACATTCATAACCACCTCTCTTTCAAACCAATTAACAAACTCTCGCTTTCTCTCACTTTCCCAAGAAAATTCAATCTTAATACTTTGGAAGTTGTTGATTTCACATTCAACAGTTTCTTGGTCTTTTTGATCATCATTCTGGTAAAATTCTCTTAActcctttcttctttctttctttctttatctgGACATCCATTTCAAGTAGTTCATTTGCTTTGTTTCATATTGAAGAATCATAACTGTTTCTCTATCACTTTCGGTCTCAATTTCTccagaaaataaaattcaagtttgCTAGCTTTCAAGAATCTGATAACTTGGGTGTTGTTGATTTCACATTCAGCAATTTCTTCTCAGTGTTGTTCATCAGCGATCAGGTACAGATTCTTTaatcctttgtttctttttcttgatatcCTTATCAAGTACATTTTCTCTCTCAGTTTCTTGGTCAAGAATCTGAAACTGAATTTCAATCGGAAgttgttaatttcttttttctgatCAGATTCCCTTTTCACTTGGAAGTTGTTGCTTTCAAATCAATCCAACATGTCTGCTCGTTTCAGGTACATTTCCATTTTGAATCCTTCTCATCTCAGTTATCAtctttttgagaatattttagtTCTTTCCCTTAAACTCAATCTAAATGCATGGGTCAAGGAAAGTGACAGATTGGCCGGAAACACTGGAACCAGCCATACCAACACCGGAACCAACAGAAAATCCCGACGAATGGATCACCTGTAATCACTGCTCTCAACGCTTTATTAGCAGCCAAAATATTCGAGTATGTCTCTCCCCATATATCAGAAATTAATTGGAGTATTTTatgttttacatttttcttttatgtttctttCATGAATGTTCTCCTTGTAGGGTGTTGTTGTCCAAGCCAGGGATCCCAGTGCTAGCTACTATGTGGCTGAGGACGTGtatgtttttcattaattattattatttccagACACTTGCTAGTAGGTTTCTCAATGTGATTGGCTGAGAATTAAGAAAAGATTcttattaatttgaattgttaCAGATAGAGTAGgtttatttttgtgtattttgaTCATAATACTAAGTCTAGGTTTGTTATTTTGTTCATGGATGCAGTGCCAATATATTCCATCTAGACGATGTAGTACATCTAGGTTATAAAAGGATTAGAGCTGAGAATCAGGAGACTGATTTGACTTTGGCCCGAGTCTATTGTTCTACATGCAGACTACCTGCTGGCTGGAAAGTTGTAAGAAATTAATGCCATTCCCTTGTTGCTGTGGATTTTCTGTTTTATCTCACATGCAGCTCAATATCTCACATGCAGCTTCAGCGGAGCGAAAGCCACCCTATTGTCCATGGAGACGACTTTTTGCTTTAtgttcctcctcctcctcttcctcctccttTTCTGTATGTTCCTCCTCCTCTTCGTCCTTCTGAGTCATAATGCCCTATTGACATGGCTCATGGCTGATGGCTCTCTGTTACTAAGAATCTCAATGCAGTTGTCCAATGTAATGTACTAGTGATGTAAAAACTTTAGGATGAGATGAGAAGTTTTGTTGCTGTCATGGCATCTTTATAATGTCTTGGCTATTTTGATAGTTTGTAATATTTCAAATACTCATTGTAGCTACTTTTGGACTTGGTTAATACTCCACTGTAGTAAAGTTTAGGTGAATATTCTGATTGAAACTTAGCAATAATATTGAAACATACCATTGAAATTTACCATAATTTTTCATACACAAAATTCATTGTTTAATTCCACTTGATAATTTCGaatgaataaatttttctaACTCCTTTTGCGCTAACTATTTATCTCTCTCTaaccatatatatattgttaattttaaaatcttaggaacaaaataaatttgaagataaaGATTCAATTAATTAAAGGAAGATAgataaataattctaatggTTTAATCTTATACGTCAACTAAGGAAACCTTTTTCCCAAATCACTTgtatatttaaaaagatattaaCTATTCATTAATTTCATACTTTGGATGTTTATGACATCCTTGGTGTAATTACAATAATAGTACTAAGTAGTGATTAATAATGGTAAGAATATCCTTGATATAATTACaatagtataataataataagatgatgatgttaataataataataatagtgataatgatgatagtaatgataaaatgataattataataataattttttgttattcctATTACACTTATCATATATAACTCtgataataaatatttactttttttttaaaaaaaaagaaaaatatcaatccatttttttttcaagagaaaaatttctaaaaaaaatatataggaatgcttaaatacaaatttgaaaaatcttaaaatttagtgaaacaaaaaattcacactttctaaatttttaaaaaagtttttagatCACTTTTGGTGTAAGAGTTgttatattttgtatattagttaatatttttaaaagtaaaataaaaataaaaataaaatgaaaagcaTATTCAAATATCGGAGCAAGTGAACGTCCATGGCAGGTGGTCGCCTGCATGTGATTAGTTTTTATCTCTAAGACTTAACTTGTatgacaaaatattttcaagtttaaGAACAAATTGTTTAAGTTGAAAATGTTATTAAGAAAACTTAAGTTTTGCCATGAAAGACTTGAGGTACAAAGGAGTCTCCTTGACTAGGTAGCTTAAGTCATCTTCACGTGGAGAACAAGTACTTGAAATACAtgcaaaatcaatcaaataaaaactTAACTAGGAGGATCTTTGTGAAAAATCCAAGATCTTCTTGCACCTTTTCTCTTGAATCTTACAATTTGCTTCCTAAAGGAACTGTTGTAGCATATAAATGATGGTAAAACTCAAGTTGCTAATAAAATCCCCTTCAAACTATGATCggaatatttatttaaacttaatcATGCTCGAGTATAAAACCAAGATTAgagtattttcaaatattaagaaCCATCAAAATAGCcaaaacattacaaatataGCCACATCTCATGCTATGTATTCACcaagtttcaaattttgttcAATTGGTATTACATCACGCGTACCTTACATTGGATAACTGCATTGAGATTCTTAGTAACAGAGACCAGACCAGGTATATGGAGCCATGTCATTGGGCTACTGATGAGGAAGAGGAACTGACAGAAAAACTTGGCCTACATTGAGGGTAGGGTGGCTTTCATTCCACTTAACCTGCATGTTAGATATTGAGCCCGAGATTAGGACTTGCCAAGCCAACGTATAAAACAGAATTCACAGCAACAAGAGACTGGCATTTTTCTTACAACACAAACAGCGTTGGGATCTTGTGTGGCAGGACGACCTATCAGTTTCCTTGACCCATGCATTTATATTGAGTTTAAGAGACAGAATAAAGACATTATAAAAAAGATGACAACTGTTATGAAAAGAATTCAATATGGGAATGCACCTGAAATTAGCATACATGTTggattaaaaacttttttattttttatttttcaaaaatataaagaaaaataatgttggTTGTTTacatctttttaattatttttcatgaccATTAATTAATAAAGACTAGGTTTTAAGAAATTTCAGGGGAATaggtcttttttcttttttttttttaaagaaaaaattgatggatttttaggtattttttttcaaatattttgataaataattaaaaatatgagaataCCTTGACAATTTCTGTATTGCACATAAAGTACACAATACCTTATTGGAGAATTTAAGTAAATAATTAGGATTTGTTTCTCAACTATTTTCTCCAAagtggttttctatttttgagaactacgaagaagaaaaagaggaaaatatgtttgataatggTTAAATATGAactattaaaaactattttctaagaaatattatcaaaatgcACTATTAAAACCCTTAATCTATATAAATCTCAAatgggaaataaataaaatgaacttcaaatgcATCTTTacagttaaaaagaaaaaaaaaagagctatGAGAATTTGACCGGATTGATGACCAAAAAGACCAAGAATTCAATGTGAAATCAACAACTTCCAAATTATAAGGTTTTCTCAGATTGATGAAATCAAGCAAGTTGAATTTTCttgggaaagagagagaaaatgagagtTTGTTATTGGTTTGAAAGAGAGATAGTTATAAGTGATGATTATATACCCTAAACAGTTATGCCAGATTGTCATTAAACTCAACCACCAACATATTATCACCTTGCCATCAAATACTttgttattttagttttataaagcataagatattttataatttttatttttctcttatgtgttatggtatttttaaaatgtctactaagtaagtaaaataaaataatatgacttGGGACAAGCCCTTATTTTACAAAGTAATTTGCActctcttgaaaattttgactcacTCTCATAAAGCCATATTAATTCTCttgtctttaaaaaacaatttaatcatttaaattttttttttaaaaaaaataaaaaagtataatatCTGGGAGTATAAGATATCTTCTTAAAATTTCCTTTCAGAATTGAAACAATTTTGAAACAGTTTTTATGTGCTGtccttttatgtaaaaatttcCAAACATCATCTAGTTATATCCTTTTATgatgtatttaataaaaattttgaaatattaggatttttttttttaaaaaagaaggtAAATATTTAATAGCAGacaaattaattcaaaaggTTTGGTAATTCTAATTCTTGACTAGACTAGTCCCCTTTAATAAGAGCAAAGTTTTAATTGAGAAAGGTAAAAAATCTCCTTGGATTATTCTACTAgccttatttaataataattagacTAAAATTAAGGATGACATGATTGGTAAGTAACCTATAACAGCCTCCTCAAATTAAGGATTATTCTCACCCGGAATCTCTTATATCAAAGTTGCAATCTGCAAACCTCAATattaatctttcttttcttaatttgtcTGAATGATACTGTAGGATCCACATCAAGAAGTGTAGCTGGTAATCTTTGATATTCCAAGTTCACATGGCGCTTCCACCAGAAACTGCACGTATGCTTAATGCACTTGAAGCCTTTCTGGATGCCCCACCACTTCCTTGCGACTTCCGCTGCATCCGTTGCCATAATCACGTTGCTTTTGACTACAATTTGATTCAGGTAGTGTTTCTTTTCTGTTATATGCATGACTTGTGATTTGTGATTTTAGTTAAGATTTGATGCTTTGCTGTTCTTGTAGGATCTTTATCCATTTTCCATGGCTAAGCTCCTCTTTGATCCCGACGTGTAAGGTTCCCCGTGCTATCAGAATTAACTGTTGTTGActgttttaattatatgatttctGATGTTCCAAGTGTGCAGTACTGGTGTGATGCATGGAGAATACAGTCATCCTATTCGTGGTCTATATGTTGGTGAACATCCGGAAGGGAGCCATGTGGATGCGGTTTCTGTCTACTGTAGTTCATGTGGAAGCTGGCTTGGGTGGAGAATAGTAAGGATTTatatatttcacaaattaattcattttctctttgattTATCTATATGTTAATTGATATTAAGACTGATAATTATGACACATATGTTACAGATTCGGCAGTACGCTGACCATCACCCTGTAATCCGTCAAGGCCAATTTGTACTCGCATGTGGTGGTGCAGGCATAGAGCCTGTATTTCCTACGCAAAATTTTCTGTAGGtttctattcagtcaaaaataaaaaatcaaatgttgtgatgtttctaattttattcaccaaaaaaattaCATTGGACGAGTGAGTAAAACCAAAGGTGGAGTTGTTCCCTATGAAGGGGGAGGTTTTCATATATGCTTtgcatgatgatgatgataagcCAAAGAGCTTCAGGAAAGCTCTCCCTTGTGAAATGTGAAAAGTTGCAACCAGCTCCCTTTTGGAAGTTGGTTGAACTTCCACTTCAGGTTATGATAATTAGAAGCAAGTATGTTCTCAAGGTCAAATGCTAGATAGGTGGTTCAATAGAGAGGTATAATACTTGACTCATGGCAATAGGTTACATTCAAAGAGAAGATGTAGACTACAAGAATATTTTCTAGACGATAATGaggatattttaataaaatatagttCCAAGAGAATCAATGACTTCATCAGCTAGTTGTAGATGGTTGCATAACTTGTGCCTTCGAAAGGCAGGTGGACAATTCAattaaaatcaagttaaagCATTAATGAAAGGAATGAGTTAAGAGTTTGGGTTCTTCAAAGACCTTGTCTATTGAAGATGCAGGCTCTAAGACCATATTGAATTTGCAAGTTTGTCCAATTTGTGCTTATTGGTATTGGTATTCTTTAGAATCCTAATTCTAATCTTTTACATCCTACCCCATCATGTACagtttcataattctaaaaaatattttgatctcTTATAAAAATACAGAACCAAACAAGCAAATCGCCCAAATTATAATCAAGAATTAAAATCGTCAGGCATAATGGTTCCACTCCAGCACTTTTATTAGTGCAGCACAAAATCTTGGACATGTGGTGTTGAATAATAATACTCATCTCTCTTGTCAACTATGGTggagtttatatttatttttcttaatatgtgATTTAGCAATTTTTCCGAGTTACTATTAGGGGGAGAATAAAGAACAATTGGCTTATGCTTTTCATATACATGAATTTGAAGGTTTGAGGGGAAATTTgaatgcaattttttattttttatttgtgaaaatataAACTCATGTACAAAATATAACTACTCTTACTCCAAAACTGATCTTagaaataagaattttttgtttgattatattttaaaagaatttttaaaagtgttttaaggTGCCAAATATATTTAAGCATCACCAATTGTCCAAGCTAAATATTGTAGgaattattttatagaattt
The sequence above is drawn from the Vitis riparia cultivar Riparia Gloire de Montpellier isolate 1030 chromosome 15, EGFV_Vit.rip_1.0, whole genome shotgun sequence genome and encodes:
- the LOC117931932 gene encoding uncharacterized protein LOC117931932, whose translation is MSARFRKVTDWPETLEPAIPTPEPTENPDEWITCNHCSQRFISSQNIRGVVVQARDPSASYYVAEDVANIFHLDDVVHLGYKRIRAENQETDLTLARVYCSTCRLPAGWKVLQRSESHPIVHGDDFLLYVPPPPLPPPFLYVPPPLRPSES
- the LOC117932721 gene encoding uncharacterized protein LOC117932721, giving the protein MYANFRKVIVPKTSRPTTSTPDSTATWLSCHYCSRLFSSSPNVRGVVVQAREPNTSYYVADYVTNTYRPDNGLIISEWITAENGENNLALTRIYCDRCRLPAGWKVLQRSQTHPIVDVGHVLLPVTPPAASPSQP